The DNA segment ttaCAATTCTCTGATTTGCACCTGCCTTCTACGTAGAAggtagctgataccagtatatctgatgtaatattaactgttcattgttgttcaaaataatctattatattttatttttcaatgattcaataataaattttcatgattgagatcaaatattttgtcaattcattataatttctaCATATTGAAAAccatttggcaacgttgcaaagTTAGAAAAGGATATCACTGTCTGCTGtgtcgattgatagacaaggatagcaacaccaatgttaatcaaatatgccattataacgtggacctcactatacatagCAATAGAATGTATAGGTAATGTTTAGTGTATGTGAATATGTGTGAGTGGAGCATGTTTTGTGTCTTAGAAAATTTGCAAAAGCATGCGTTTGGCATAGAAACGTTtgtactgtattaatcaaatcaaatcattcttTATTATTGCAAAACATTACAATAATGTTAAAAACAAACGTCATATAAGTTAAAAGAAAGTCAGTTATACAAAAGAAATAAATACCTCAAATTCCCAATAGCCTAGCTAGTCAAAACAATCTTAAAATATGAGATAACATTCAAGAACatcagattttttcaatagtgATAACAATCTCAAGCAGGTACCTcattgaatcatgaaaaattttccatttaaattCATTGATGACTCCAATCTATTTCGAAATATTCATCAACAGAATACAAacatttctttattaatatttcttTTATCACGCTCTTAAATTTATTCCGAAGCAGCAATTTGAAATTATCTGGAGTagagttatataattttacagacataaagtgaaaattttttgaGATTTTGTGTGAGTGTACTGCTCAATTCTAAGTTTgtgtttatttcttgtgttaaATTTGTGAAAATTACTGTTTATATTATACTTTTCCAAATTACTATGCACATAACAAACAACATATTATAAAACATACAATGAGGGTAGTgacaaaatttctaaatttataaaGAGAGGTTACAATGTGTATTAAATGGAACATTGCTGATTATCCTTACAACCGTTTTTTGTAGAATGAAAATAGATTTCGCTTTTACACTATTCCCCCAAAAAATAGCACCATAAGTGGGGAGACTTTAAAAATGAGCAAAATATACATTAAGCTGGATGGATGTATGCACTGTCACACTAAGTCTGCGAATCATGTAGGAACCTTTTGCAGATAAGTAATCTAAATGCGCAACCCAAGACAAGTTCTCATCCAAATGAATACCCAAGTATTTAAGGGAATGCTCCCTTAACTCCTAGTGAATCTAAAACTAATATCAGCGGTTTTACTCTTATTAAGTGATAGATTGTTTGCTGCACACCAGTCATTTACAATTAAATCACTTGAGTTCGTCTCTCTTTCCAGCTCAATTCTGGACtgacaattaattttcatttattaattatcatttatccCGTCTTCAACACCTGAGCTTAAAATACTTGTGGAGAGTTTcctttgtgaataaataaacatttattcattataatttatccCCTCTTCAACACCTGAGCTTGGAATACTTGTGGAGAGTTTcctttgtgaataaataaataaatacttgttttatatttatctataatatttacAAGGAAGCACGATCGGGAAAGAAAATAAGGATACTCcgtgtactattcctctcccaaatttagataacattttaaaagtccaaaatagggttatgatttcacttttctgaaatttagtccatttccACTCAAAAACTAAGAACTTTttattttgacggttgaaaacgaAAAACCTGAATAAAAGAAAATGACTGAATTCTTCAAAATCTCTCCAAGATTCTAGGAAGATCTAAGCGGTTCaaactggaaaatattgagCACATTGGACTTAGCTCCGACCCAAACTTGAAAGTAAATTTGGAGGGAAAAATAAGAGTGATATTTACGTTAACGACTCTAGACTCTGAAAGTGAATTTGAAGGGAAAAATAAGAACCGATATTTACGTTCACAACTGTAGACTCAACAAAGTTCTTGTTTTATCCTGCTCCAAAACCGTATATTTTTGTAGTTCCCAGATTTAGAGTTGATTCACAAAATGCTGTTTTGAGTGTGTTGTGTGTAAAAATAATGTGAACGACTCCAAGAGTTCATTTCTCCCAAAAATGTTTCAAGGTTTGTTGTTGGGCTGGTGAGGTTCACTTTGAACAGTCAGCATAGGATAAATGGGAGCTTTAATCAGAGATGAAGTAAATCAAATATTAGTTTCCTCACTCTATGCTTTCATTAGTGTTATTTATAGGGTATTCtgactggaatttgaaataaaatccaACTATATAAGATCTAAAATAGATTGCAGTACAATTTGTTTTGTTATTGTATATTATCTTAAGCTAAAATACagtgttaaataataatttatcactgAAATAATAGTTTTCTGAAGATTATCTACAGTCCTACTtggaataaatattctatttttgattTTCTTGGAAAGTGATCTTGAAATAGATATGAAataatgtatactataataaaggaaataactaGTTTTGCTAATTCTATAGACATATTACTATAATGTAATTATGACaattatacacgtacgggatagggacATTAAGTTtgactcatcatcacgtctaaactactggactgattaacttgaaattttacatttagattcttaatcaaccgatgatggttaaaggcctatttccaattcttcaagatttcattacgccAAGTTTTCAGTTGTACTACTAACATAGTTTCATCCTTTTTGGAATAatgtgaaataataaaaataattctctcATACCATATTAAAATCTactgatggaaattactgagatattgcattcattcaaatgctaatgaattaattattattaaacgaaaatccaaattaaatgctgtaaatcaccccgaagacttctgccactgcaaatattgacaacagggtaaagagctagatggaaattcgatgaagtgatttacagcatttaatttggattttcgtttagtaataattaaaaactacTCTTTCCATTTACAACATTTCACCCATCAGTTATATTATACAGATTTATTGTATataactagcaggaaacccgtgctgcgcaagggtctattttaaaacttgacaaactgaaaacgtgacgttatgaaatcttgaagaatcgagaataggcctataaccatccatggttaattaagaatctatatgcaaaatttcaagttaatcagtccggTAGTTGAGATGTGATGTTGCgtcaaataacataataatttccctatcccgtacgtgtataagccagttatttcctctattatagtatagattataatTGGTTGTATATTCATATGTATTTCAAGAATGCATTTGAGATCACTTTCAAAGAAAAgcaaatagaatatttattccaTGTAGGACTATAGAAAATCTTGGATAAAGTATTATTTTAGTGCTaaattttgttcatttattatagtcattaattattttgagaAGGCTGAAAAAACAGTACAACGTTTCTTTTCAAATGGACTTATTTATTTGCAAAACAAAAACTATAAGAAAGTTGAaaggggagtccgatctcactaggcatcaaTCCTGCAACagtgtagaaatcaatctgaaaaaggGAGAAAATTATAAGacaattctttttatttaatattaataattattaccacaatatcatctTGTCAACTACACTAAAAGCTTaacaaaaattatgaaaaatatgagtcttctcaattattattctcttgtGAAGCTCAACTACcagttattaatttttgaaaaattattccaattggAAGTTTTGTAAAATACTCATGGTaagcaataaaaagttataaCTTGAAATTCTCAAAGAAATCAACAGTATTATGAAAGTCCTTTACTGATAAtaggtagagagttagtgggaaggatattttgaatattctttccgaagaatggacattgatatgtccaaagctccgccaatttatgtagatgcataacaatattatctatagttattacaaatttcttttttcatatcatataaagttcaataagtattctcttagtctatattatgtaaattcatctataattttgctgtattgtaagctattgtatataagtgtataagccagtatatattgtaatctacataagtaaaatactcaatcaatcaataatacgtttaaaaattttttataaatgaatttgagTGATTTGTCGaggaaatgaataattatggaGATATATTTTTGGCTCAGATGAATGTTGTTTTTTTAGGATGAGGGATACAgtaatgaattttgaataataattttagagaTGTTTTTTCTTAGAAGGATGTTGTTTGTTTTAGGACAAAGGAGATGCGTCTGAACTCTATCAAGACTCAGATACTGAGCTACCTGGGTCTTCTGGGCGGGCAGCCCAATATCAGCAGCAACCAGAACAACGGCACAAGCAATCAACAGGCGGAGATCATCCGTCAGATGTACGACAAGATGAAGAGGTTACCGCAGTGGCCTCCCTCCGATGTATACACCGAGAAAGTACAGAGTTTCTACCCTTCCTGTGAGTATCTCTCTTATTTATCCAATATCGGGGgaacgagcttcgctctggagtgtaaaagcataaaacatttgTAACgaagtattttattcattttctcagtcgtacaattatttttacagttatatgaggaggcacaacaggcttgtgcccaaaactgtcccttttcaaatttatactaagTTACAGTCAAAATCAAAATAgtttaagctactatcactaatcaaaataacaattattcacacttcaaaaaacaaacacatcatcaattacaaatagatatagtgtactatgaattcgatttaaattatttatttgcaatttaatttgtttacaatattatctacaaCATGTAAAGAATTCCTGCATTGCCAGCATATATAATTCAacatatattcaattatataaatcacaaattcataaaatacataataagacACTAAATAAGTTTAGTAAATATTATAAGGCTACAAGttttcgacttgaatctaatCAAGCCCTTATATTGTGTCTAGATAGGCTGGAGTTGGATCTGAGGGAGGAAAGCGgtaaaaaattcatcaaaagTCATTCATCTAAAAAATCGCGAACCGAATAATATGCTTTATCTGTCAAATATTCTAAGATATTcttcttgaattgaaatttagaatttaaaacTTTAGTTTATCTTGGAAGTTTGTTGAAGAATTTAACTCTCTCTATATAGTTCTCCTTTTTCAAATTTCGTTGTCCTATATTTTCGGattggaattttattttttttctagtttttcatactttccatatgtttcttttttctttattatattttttctattttcgactgaatctcaagccactaattatagccgactgattactcgttgccatcgctcaaactacttagttttgctggtaacgccaatgataatattataatcgatgtttaaatggaaaatatttaaattttaagtttttgtaatgtattgtacctatatgaaaatttttcacatttgtaaagtttgtttaatgattttggcaataaatatttctttctttctttctttctgtCTGTCTTTCTATACATTGGGTAATATAATAAGTTAAGTGCTCTTGTTTCTCTCGCTTTTTCATTACTTTTGTTGAGTATATTGAGGTTTGTGAATGCTAAAATTTGAGTAAATGTAAATTGAGGGAACGGTGAGACTTTTGTTATTCTTGAAGTTGTCTCTACATGGGTGTCTCcatctcaaattaaaaattcgcCGAATAATATTTCTTTGGACTCCAAATATTTTATCTAATTGAGACGATGCACCCCAAAATTCAGGTGTAAACAACAAGCATTTGCTCAAAACTGCTGCCCAccttaatttgaaatgaacAGTCCCGTTGTGGAgttcatgatttgatttacaCACAGTTTCAAGTCCAAGAAAATGATTCAATTTGATTCATATAGGCTACAAGTCCAGAAAGAAGATTCAACAAATAATCATcaacaaaatgtataatttatttcagaCTCTGCACTTCTATCTTGCATCAATTGAcctttttctgtgtttttttacAGGTGAATTACCAAGGAATACAGATGAAGAGCTGTGGAGCAACGGGGAGTCGATGCATTTGCTGtttgatttgaatttcccgACCAGTTTGCAAGGCAATGTTGTTAACATCATCGCTGCTAAACTCAGGCTGCATAAGGTCTCCCAggtagtgtaaacataacctatttttggacaatttccattcaaatttgggaaaggaacagttttgggcttcaagcctgttgttcctttcccaatcattcatagttgagaatgattgtatctatttatgtataaataaataaataattcaaactcTAATTATTTATATGTATGATGAACTTTTAATGATGAATTGGAAAGTTTCTTATCTCTGGAGAggataaaaaatgaagaaaatattatcatgatggGTGATATTAATATATGTTACTTGAATGATAGATATGGTGTAGATAATTATCTTagtattttgtattcaaatggtCTCTATAATAGTATTCAAAAGCCTACTAGAGAGGAGATGTATAATAATGTATTAGTGTCATAATGTTTAGATCACGTAAATGTTAAAGTGAATGATTAAAGCTCTTATACTTCTTTTATTGTTGAGAACAAAATCTCCGACCATTATTGGACAGGGGTAAGGATCAGTATGAATAAATCCTCAGATTGACAAATAGATAATgattataagagtaaaataaaGATATTAAATTAAAGTCGATTTTTCGcaatatctcaagtctcttcaatattatagaagagcTCTACAACATCAATATTTTATCTACAAACTTAATCATAGATCGATCACTTATTTAACCAAAATGAtactttattttattagcattttTGTGATAAATCCTATTTTCTTTTGCTTCAGGCCAACATGACAGTGGCTGTTTCTGAGACGTGCCCTCCTCCTGCATTCGATGGGGGTGAGTCCACCCCTGCCATCAAGGCATTCAACCCCAGCCTTCCCCTGCCGCCTTCCCCTATCACCGTGGACGACAAGAAGATTCGAGTCTCCATCTACTGGTACACCAGATCCCTCAAGAAACACCGCGGTAAGTCTAGTATGTATTCTAGATTGCAACAAAAATGgtaaagtccacgttataatgacaatatagaaatataagaGACAATcgctgccgattctctgccttgtatGATAAGATATTTATCTATCAGAgcattttcacaaaaataacagttgaaattgaatatctGCAGTGCTCCCCACAACTCTATCCCATAAGCTACATGGGAATGATACAGATAATAAGAGTAGAGTACACCATTTACCttgttacaaattttacaatatttcttaacacaaaattcaattcaattcaattcaaaattctttattctttaaaatgcactatacaataaaattgatagtattattattactagaatacccctacaagactatacgtctgtgtgtaggggtgagTTCCAGGTTACCTACTGGTTCTAGATCTATTGCGTTTTATAAATTTATGGCCTTAAATGGCCTGCATGATTTTCTAGTACAGAAATAGCTACATTTCACCAACTTGATAGCTGAATAAAACACATTAATAACATATCATAATACCAAAACATATGGTACTGTaaattatagttttaaatccATAACAAAGATAAGAGTAaaagatcaataaaaaaagtaaatttgaatgaaataaaagtaataatatcaaacaaaacatattgaatttttcttaGCAACAACATGTTAAtaatacttctaaattaaaaaaaaatggggaaagaaaataaagaaattgaagataTATTATGTAGGAACAGTGATTGGCGGATCCTCAAAAGATATCAGTACAAAGGTGCCAATTTATtacataagaagaagaaggagtattAAGATTCTCACTGATAGagtcaagaaaaagaagaattccggaaataaacaaattaattcaatgcAAGTATACTGACCGAAGCAGACTTTCTGTCATTTCCCAGCCCATACAGTACAGCCACCTCTCAATCCTTCGTTTGTATACAATAACACTGCATTCCTGCATATTCCTCATCTCAAAGGGTAAGTTCCTGTGTACCATTTGGGATAGGTAGAAAGGTGTTCTCAACTCAACAAAAAGATCTCTTCCACTGTATCAATGCATTGACATGCTCATCCCACACAAGTTTAGAGTCCAACTGCTGTAGAGAATACCTTATACCTTATACCTTATACCTTGTACCGGTTATTATGTTTACTCCACTTCATAAAATTTCGTCAAATATTCTCACCAAGCTCTTGAAACAAATTTACAATtagtacaatattattattttttattttgtttgtttgttatcAGTGAAGAGGAAGCTGCTAGACAGTCAGATGGTGTCGGTGTATGGGGACGCGTGGACCGAATGGAATGTCCGCCAGGCAGTCAAGGCCTGGAAGGAGTCCAACAAGAACTTCGGCCTGGCCATTGAGGTGGAAGATGAAGACGGAAATCTGCTGCCGGCACACAAATACTTCTCGCCTATGAACTGCTCCAAGGAGGCCTGTGAGTTCTGTATACTGTCTCAgcctgtatagtgaggtccacgttataatggcagtgtttgatttgcaatggtattgctatccttgtctatcattcaacaaagcggatctctttctcgctttgctctgttgccagatcgtcttttaacaatgtagaatgaattattaattaccctaacaaaatatgtcatctcaattacgaaataattgaaaatataatttcttgcatgatacaataaaattgatcattttaaacgagaatgaacaattgatattacatcaataaaccggtatcagttaccctccatagaaggcattgacaagacagaggatcggcaacgttgttctcccatctttctctctccactgccattatgatATGAACCTCACCATAGATTTACATTCAAGATGATAATAGTATACATAAACGCTCTTAACAAATAATGCGCTATACTAGATTTACATATTcaagatgataatattattatataaaacaatataacaagtaaataataatcttattatctAGGATCTCTTGTATGGAATACATTGATTTTTCCACTATCCAgttgaagatttttatattcattcattcattcatttattcgtggacagaatcacagatcatataatatgattaggaaggaacaacagtcttggcccaaatctattccattcccaaattttgataaattgataaaatgaccaaaaaatacgttatgtttctactgtaaaacgttcaagttcaattgatctattgaattattctattgatCTGCAGTCTTATTTGTTAAATTCTAAGGTTTTTATTGAGTGttagaattgaatagaataaattgagATTTAAATGAATAGGTTATCAACTCTTGTCTGTTCTTGGAGATGAGTCAATGTATATTGTAGGTGAATTGTCTTTTTTCTAGAGgattatttttgaatatgaatgaaaaaataaatctgaGTAGCCTCCCCTTCTCAAAAGTTGCTGGAAAAGGTAAActctgatttattattttatttatattgaaggTGAATGTTAACTTTTTGGTGGGGTTACTCTTATTTGACAAGATAATCGGATTACCCTTTCCAAGAATAGGTactgatggaattaaatagagattgcatttattcaaatgccaattgatgtatattattatttgaataataatgaatatttcatcttatattattttcatccaaccctgttgtcaatgtctgcagtagcagaagtcttcggggtgatttacagcattcaattctGATTTTCGTTAATTAATCGAGGTACCCTTTCAAGAACtattattcacaacatgttttggcaTTAATGCtattatcaacttgaaaatgggATTTATGTTGAAACATTTTGCGAAAAAAgttctttattgatttatacaataagtaaatcatgaaaatgatagggagagaaaaaataagggaaccttgtgctattcctctcccaatttagataaggtaaagctgcatttacagcaaagttattaacaatgtttatttttccgtccttagaaattctattagattaaacggagcttgacaaacacataattatgcacattatgtgtatgataagttatgttcaatctaatagaatctataaggacgaaaAAGTAAACATTGTGTTAATAACttttttggtgtgaacgcagctttacacATACTCCGAAATAGCTTAGTCTTGATGTAGGcctagttgttcacttcacaaaattttcagtccttaattactttcacaaagtagatttttaaatttagatgcttcaaaaccaaacatagaaggaaTATTTCACATTACTATCGctgaaattatcataattttcaattatcaactATTTAAcgataaaatttttgaaaattatgtgaCATAAATAGAGATTCTTTACCGGAAGTGTATCctagaattgaaatattttaatttgattttcgTAACAAGCTTGAACGggttttcattaattatttattttaatgtaaGCCGTTTTGGGTGTATCCTGTGGCTTAATTTTGTATATAcattgtattgtaaatatttttggtgaataaat comes from the Nilaparvata lugens isolate BPH unplaced genomic scaffold, ASM1435652v1 scaffold4016, whole genome shotgun sequence genome and includes:
- the LOC120355659 gene encoding uncharacterized protein LOC120355659 (The sequence of the model RefSeq protein was modified relative to this genomic sequence to represent the inferred CDS: added 65 bases not found in genome assembly), with protein sequence MLNSTDSDGNYTDQLQKANRESLDMIQVERTKEMRLNSIKTQILSYLGLLGGQPNISSNQNNGTSNQQAEIIRQMYDKMKRLPQWPPSDVYTEKVQSFYPSCELPRNTDEELWSNGESMHLLFDLNFPTSLQGNVVNIIAAKLRLHKVSQANMTVAVSETCPPPAFDGGESTPAIKAFNPSLPLPPSPITVDDKKIRVSIYWYTRSLKKHRVKRKLLDSQMVSVYGDAWTEWNVRQAVKAWKESNKNFGLAIEVEDEDGNLLPAHKYFSPMNCSKEASTSRPIPGFLVDAARLFSLEHNQTSNGGSSSAYHFNTHMFPMIDLCTVELPETEIAEAVLYHNAKFALERQLLTVVRNNSITSADVMDDNRHRIRHQNHHRIVVMNSTAVEAMADAASSISSSSPPASASLIASSPMRHTEVVRRDNGDSVEEMTFTSSADDLDGDQLRKHIIVQKVIKRNRQPASAD